In one window of Catalinimonas alkaloidigena DNA:
- a CDS encoding S41 family peptidase yields MKKLFLLCLLPLLAHAQSDVRFISSPTLSPDGQTLYFSYAGDLWRMRAGEPMATRLTGMDGQETNARVSPDGQWLAFSGSPSGNQDLYVMPTAGGPIRQLTFHEADDELNSWSWDSKTLYFTSDRMSRQAGFRVAVEGGTPTPVFTHYFNNAHDLHEHPTSGELFFNDTWESSYFTYRQGYHGPYNPDIQSYNPKTGAYKKYTTYDGKDFWPTIDRNGTLYFVSTEGNGTYNLYTWANNQPKRLTNFDSPVREPQVSADGTKVVFEKDYQLWLYDTQAGTARQVPVQAPQYNPLPQAQDFDVKGEISDFDVSPDNQKLAFVSRGELFVSDVEGKFIRQLRTNPTERVEEVKWLDDNRTLLFSQTADGYPNWFTMAADGSGTPQQRTQDTQSNRLISLNPARTQAVYLSGRNEVRLMNLKNFTSKTLVNDELWGFYNPVPRFSPDGAYVAFTAYRDFEQDIFVHHLATGETHNLTQTGVSESAPFWSPDGRSLFFDGNLTQPNYPMGAGEVHIYQMMLHPYDAPYRSDELARLFTAETPAQDNGKAKKKKKDADAQPEPKAPPVTIDFREPMERLHQRGPEFGSQADPYVIEQDGQLVLFYVSDHAEGNRTLWKTVIAPFDENKTSQVTGLDNVGSYALAGAKGSYYLLTNGKLYTLNTKEGKVEPITLSYHFARNLENEFQQMFYELWAGLEENYYAENFHGADWRAVRDRYATYLPDVASRADLRRLITDMLGELNSSHLGFSSSGDEEKPFYQTKTATVGLVFDHENPYRVQALVTEGPALQTDSTGTAKNIRPGDVLTHVNGVAVAPDRNRESYFTAPTLDQEMVLTFSRSGRSHDVKLHPESYYAFRDRLYEEWIDSNQRYVDQHSDERIAYIHMKNMGQGELERFMREMVSEGYRKDALILDLRYNTGGNVHDKVLQFLSRRPYLRWKYREGQPTPQPNFAMADKPIILLTNEQSLSDAEVTAAGFKALQLGKIVGTDTYHWIIFTSGKGLVDGSFYRLPSWGTYSLDGKDLEATGVQPDVEVPETFADRQQGKQPQLDRAIQEIKSMWK; encoded by the coding sequence ATGAAAAAACTTTTTCTCCTCTGCCTCCTGCCGTTGCTGGCGCATGCGCAATCGGACGTGCGCTTTATCTCGTCTCCCACCCTTTCGCCCGACGGCCAGACGCTTTACTTTAGCTACGCCGGCGACCTCTGGCGCATGCGCGCAGGTGAACCGATGGCAACGCGCCTGACCGGCATGGACGGCCAGGAAACCAACGCCCGCGTTTCGCCCGACGGCCAGTGGCTTGCCTTTTCCGGATCGCCCAGCGGGAATCAAGACCTTTATGTGATGCCCACGGCGGGCGGCCCCATTCGCCAGCTGACCTTCCACGAGGCCGACGACGAGCTCAATTCGTGGTCGTGGGACTCAAAAACGCTTTACTTCACCTCCGACCGCATGAGCCGGCAAGCGGGTTTCCGGGTGGCAGTCGAGGGCGGGACCCCGACGCCGGTCTTCACGCATTATTTCAACAACGCGCACGATCTCCACGAGCATCCCACCAGTGGCGAACTCTTTTTCAACGATACCTGGGAAAGCAGCTACTTTACGTACCGCCAGGGCTACCACGGTCCCTACAATCCTGATATTCAATCATACAACCCCAAAACCGGGGCTTATAAAAAATACACGACCTACGACGGGAAGGACTTCTGGCCCACGATCGACAGAAACGGGACGCTTTACTTCGTCTCGACCGAAGGGAACGGCACCTACAACTTGTACACCTGGGCGAACAACCAACCCAAAAGGCTGACCAACTTCGATTCGCCGGTGCGGGAGCCGCAGGTCAGCGCCGACGGGACCAAGGTCGTTTTCGAGAAAGATTACCAGCTTTGGCTCTACGATACACAGGCGGGCACGGCACGCCAGGTGCCGGTGCAGGCCCCGCAGTACAACCCGCTGCCCCAGGCGCAGGACTTCGACGTGAAGGGGGAAATTTCCGATTTCGACGTCTCGCCCGATAATCAGAAACTGGCGTTTGTGTCGCGCGGCGAACTGTTCGTTTCCGACGTGGAAGGGAAATTTATCCGCCAGCTCCGCACCAACCCTACTGAGCGGGTGGAGGAAGTGAAATGGCTCGACGACAACCGTACGTTGCTGTTCAGCCAGACGGCCGACGGTTACCCGAACTGGTTCACGATGGCCGCCGACGGCAGCGGCACACCGCAGCAACGCACGCAGGATACGCAGAGCAACCGCCTGATCTCCCTCAACCCGGCGCGGACGCAGGCGGTGTACCTGAGCGGCCGGAACGAAGTGCGGCTGATGAACCTGAAGAACTTTACCTCCAAGACGCTGGTCAACGACGAACTCTGGGGCTTTTACAACCCGGTGCCCCGCTTTTCGCCCGACGGAGCCTACGTGGCTTTTACGGCCTACCGCGATTTTGAACAGGACATTTTCGTGCACCACCTGGCAACCGGCGAGACGCACAACCTGACCCAGACGGGCGTGTCGGAGTCGGCGCCGTTCTGGTCACCCGACGGGCGCTCGCTCTTTTTCGACGGGAACCTGACGCAACCCAACTATCCGATGGGAGCCGGTGAAGTCCACATCTACCAGATGATGCTGCACCCGTACGACGCTCCGTATCGCTCCGACGAACTGGCACGCCTGTTTACGGCCGAAACACCCGCGCAAGACAACGGCAAAGCCAAGAAGAAAAAGAAAGATGCGGACGCGCAACCGGAGCCGAAAGCGCCCCCCGTGACGATCGACTTCCGTGAGCCGATGGAACGGCTACACCAGCGCGGCCCGGAATTTGGCAGTCAGGCCGATCCGTACGTCATCGAACAGGATGGACAGCTCGTGCTCTTCTACGTGTCGGACCACGCCGAGGGAAACCGCACCCTCTGGAAAACCGTGATCGCACCGTTCGACGAAAACAAAACGAGCCAGGTGACCGGTCTCGACAACGTGGGCAGTTACGCCCTCGCCGGAGCCAAAGGCAGTTATTACCTACTCACGAACGGCAAACTCTACACGCTCAACACGAAAGAAGGCAAAGTTGAGCCCATTACCCTGAGTTACCATTTTGCCCGGAACCTGGAGAACGAGTTTCAGCAGATGTTCTACGAACTGTGGGCGGGCCTGGAAGAAAACTACTATGCGGAGAACTTCCACGGGGCCGACTGGCGGGCCGTCCGCGACCGCTATGCCACTTACTTGCCCGACGTGGCTTCGCGGGCCGACCTGCGCCGCCTGATCACCGACATGCTGGGCGAACTGAACTCTTCGCACCTGGGCTTCTCGTCGTCGGGCGACGAAGAAAAGCCTTTTTATCAGACCAAAACCGCCACGGTCGGGTTGGTGTTCGACCACGAAAATCCGTACCGCGTGCAGGCGTTGGTGACCGAAGGGCCGGCCCTCCAGACCGACAGCACAGGCACCGCTAAAAACATCCGCCCCGGCGATGTGCTGACCCACGTCAACGGCGTGGCGGTTGCCCCCGATCGGAACCGGGAGTCGTACTTCACCGCCCCCACACTTGACCAAGAGATGGTGCTGACGTTTTCGCGCAGCGGGCGCTCGCACGACGTTAAGCTTCACCCCGAATCGTATTATGCCTTTCGCGATCGTCTGTACGAAGAGTGGATCGACAGTAACCAGCGCTACGTCGACCAGCACTCGGACGAGCGGATCGCCTACATCCACATGAAAAACATGGGGCAGGGCGAGCTGGAACGTTTCATGCGCGAAATGGTGTCGGAAGGCTACCGGAAAGACGCCTTGATTCTGGACCTGCGTTACAACACCGGCGGCAACGTCCACGACAAGGTGCTGCAGTTCCTCTCACGCCGCCCCTACCTGCGGTGGAAATACCGCGAGGGCCAGCCGACCCCGCAACCCAACTTCGCGATGGCCGACAAGCCGATCATTCTGCTGACCAACGAGCAGAGCCTCAGCGACGCGGAGGTGACGGCCGCCGGTTTCAAAGCCTTGCAACTGGGAAAAATCGTCGGGACCGACACCTACCACTGGATTATTTTTACTTCCGGCAAAGGCCTCGTCGACGGTTCATTCTACCGCCTGCCGTCGTGGGGAACCTACTCGCTCGACGGCAAAGACCTGGAAGCCACCGGCGTACAACCCGACGTCGAAGTTCCCGAAACCTTCGCCGACCGTCAGCAAGGCAAGCAACCGCAACTGGACCGTGCCATTCAGGAGATCAAATCGATGTGGAAATAG
- a CDS encoding alkaline phosphatase D family protein — MAKTTVFLALSLLAGALHAQHAPVISPTSAQAHSLALHQPHPNKRSPFAMQAFDEQMKPFYHGVASGDPLPDAVILWTRVTPETDGPVQVAWQMATDPELTQVVASGTVETHADRDYTVKVDVTDLTPGTTYYYHFEALGAVSLTGRTKTAPADPDHLRFVVVSCSNYQAGYFSGYGRIADRNDLDAVVHLGDYIYEYPDKTEAPGAGYGNDSVAADRPLEPAYEIVELIDYRTRYSLYRLDPDLIRAHQQHPFITVWDDHESANDSWMGGAENHNPDHVYTEGKTEGNWNARLGNARQAYFEWLPIRDRADQKLYRTLHYGDLLDLIMLDTRIEGREQQETNVLTPALYDESRTLLGASQKAWLLNELETSEATWKVLGSQVMFAPFNVAWAASGGATPVQTESIFLDIWDGYPAERKQLLTYLDTNEVDNVVVISGDLHASFAFDLAYQPSRLTDSASVLPASEVTYDPATGEGSFAVEFLTPSINSANFDENVGKGQSDLLEAFINQQLPPFAPIPEMYQNINPNPHMKWVDLDRHGYFLLDVTPEAAQANFYYLDTILAPNSGERFVAGMRTENGQNHLTSAPESPEKEMQDTPAPGGPVTALNPQETSMVLLGVYPNPLQKQFVVQLALNARRHVAIDLIDLQGRQVAEIHRAEQAPGSYRMVFDLPASLRSGVYLCRLQTDGQTFTQRLVVQR; from the coding sequence ATGGCAAAAACTACCGTTTTCCTGGCCCTGAGCCTGCTGGCCGGTGCGCTCCACGCTCAGCATGCGCCGGTCATCAGTCCCACCTCCGCACAGGCCCACAGCCTTGCCCTGCACCAGCCGCATCCGAACAAACGTTCGCCGTTCGCCATGCAGGCGTTCGACGAGCAGATGAAGCCCTTTTACCACGGCGTAGCCTCCGGCGACCCGCTGCCCGACGCGGTCATCCTCTGGACACGCGTCACGCCGGAAACCGATGGCCCCGTGCAGGTGGCGTGGCAGATGGCCACCGATCCTGAACTAACGCAGGTGGTCGCTTCCGGTACGGTAGAGACCCACGCCGATCGCGACTATACCGTGAAGGTAGACGTGACTGATTTGACGCCCGGTACCACGTATTACTACCATTTTGAGGCACTGGGCGCTGTGTCGCTGACCGGCCGCACCAAAACCGCCCCGGCAGATCCCGATCACCTGCGGTTTGTCGTGGTGTCGTGCAGTAACTACCAGGCAGGCTATTTCAGTGGCTACGGGCGCATTGCCGACCGCAACGACCTGGACGCGGTAGTGCACCTCGGCGATTACATCTACGAATACCCGGACAAAACCGAGGCGCCGGGGGCAGGCTATGGCAACGATTCGGTGGCGGCTGACCGTCCGCTGGAACCCGCCTACGAAATTGTCGAGTTGATCGATTACCGGACGCGCTACTCGCTCTACCGCCTCGATCCGGACCTGATTCGCGCCCATCAGCAACACCCCTTCATCACCGTGTGGGACGATCACGAAAGCGCGAACGACTCGTGGATGGGAGGCGCCGAAAACCACAATCCTGACCACGTCTACACCGAAGGAAAAACGGAGGGTAATTGGAATGCCCGGCTGGGCAACGCACGGCAGGCCTATTTTGAGTGGCTCCCCATTCGCGACCGTGCGGATCAGAAATTGTATCGGACGCTGCACTACGGCGATCTGCTCGACCTGATCATGCTCGATACCCGCATTGAAGGGCGCGAGCAGCAGGAAACCAACGTCTTGACTCCGGCTTTGTACGACGAAAGCCGCACCTTGCTGGGCGCGTCGCAAAAAGCGTGGCTGCTGAACGAACTCGAAACTTCGGAGGCTACCTGGAAAGTCCTGGGCAGTCAGGTCATGTTTGCGCCGTTCAACGTGGCCTGGGCGGCCAGCGGAGGCGCCACGCCCGTACAAACCGAATCGATCTTTCTGGACATTTGGGACGGCTATCCGGCCGAGCGGAAGCAACTCCTGACGTACCTGGATACGAACGAGGTGGACAACGTTGTGGTGATTTCGGGCGATTTGCACGCCTCGTTTGCGTTCGATCTCGCCTACCAACCCAGCCGCCTGACCGATTCGGCCAGCGTGCTTCCGGCCAGTGAGGTGACTTACGATCCGGCCACGGGCGAAGGGTCTTTTGCGGTGGAATTCCTGACGCCCAGCATCAACTCCGCCAACTTCGACGAAAACGTGGGGAAAGGCCAATCGGACCTGCTCGAAGCTTTTATCAACCAGCAGCTGCCGCCGTTCGCGCCTATACCGGAGATGTATCAGAACATCAATCCGAACCCGCACATGAAGTGGGTGGACCTGGACCGGCACGGCTACTTCTTGCTGGACGTAACGCCCGAGGCAGCCCAGGCCAACTTCTACTACCTGGACACGATTCTGGCACCGAACAGCGGCGAACGGTTTGTGGCGGGCATGCGCACCGAAAACGGGCAGAACCACCTCACCAGCGCCCCCGAAAGCCCGGAAAAAGAAATGCAGGACACGCCCGCGCCGGGAGGTCCCGTGACGGCCCTCAACCCGCAGGAGACGTCGATGGTGTTGCTGGGCGTCTATCCGAACCCCTTACAAAAGCAGTTTGTGGTACAACTTGCCCTGAACGCCCGCCGGCACGTCGCCATCGATCTGATCGACCTGCAAGGCAGACAGGTAGCCGAAATTCACCGCGCCGAGCAAGCACCCGGCAGTTACCGGATGGTCTTCGACCTTCCCGCCTCCCTGCGGAGTGGTGTGTACCTCTGTCGCCTGCAAACCGACGGGCAGACGTTCACGCAGCGATTGGTGGTGCAACGGTAA
- a CDS encoding helix-turn-helix domain-containing protein, whose translation MPGTQLKIKNMVCPRCIRVVREEMERLGYQVRDVTLGEVLLSDADPDLTKIARMLEGNGFALLADPKDRLVEQIKTEVIDLIRSGRIESLHVKLSDYLAERLDRDYTTLSHLFSTHEGITLERYTILQKIERAKELISYGELSMSEIAYQLGYRTIAHLSSQFRQIVGESPTAYRKSLQSRGEADPRRPLDGVTKR comes from the coding sequence ATGCCGGGAACTCAACTCAAAATTAAAAACATGGTTTGCCCGCGCTGCATTCGGGTGGTGCGGGAAGAAATGGAGCGGCTGGGGTATCAGGTGCGGGACGTGACGCTGGGCGAAGTGCTGCTGAGCGACGCCGATCCGGACCTGACGAAGATTGCCAGAATGTTGGAAGGCAACGGGTTTGCACTGCTGGCCGACCCTAAAGACCGCCTGGTGGAACAGATCAAAACCGAAGTGATCGACCTGATTCGTTCGGGGCGCATTGAGTCGCTGCACGTCAAACTCTCCGACTACCTGGCCGAACGGCTCGACCGCGACTACACCACCCTGAGTCATCTGTTTTCGACGCACGAAGGCATTACGCTGGAGCGTTACACCATTCTCCAAAAGATTGAACGTGCCAAGGAGCTGATCAGCTACGGCGAGCTGTCCATGAGCGAAATTGCGTACCAGTTGGGCTACCGCACCATCGCGCACCTCTCGTCACAGTTCCGGCAGATCGTGGGCGAATCGCCGACGGCCTACCGCAAATCGTTGCAGTCCCGTGGCGAGGCCGATCCGCGTCGGCCGCTGGACGGAGTGACGAAACGCTGA
- a CDS encoding DUF3347 domain-containing protein, protein MKTFLLTTLFCSAALLAGCTSNSTSSEQASAETDSVPAPPQDERLTYTEAINQQDEVGTAETPTFEQPNDRLQEQADAILTQYLKIKDALVSGQADGAKAAAQNLVSTLSQFDLANTTAEQRDYYTAVATKVREEAEGIEKAGGLAKQRNRLATLSPTVYQLVKAFHANEQTVYYQFCPMAENEKGAYWISQTEKIQNPYFGDEMLTCGETRESLVSN, encoded by the coding sequence ATGAAAACCTTTCTTCTCACCACCCTTTTTTGCAGTGCCGCTCTTCTGGCGGGTTGTACCTCTAACTCGACTTCCTCGGAACAGGCGTCTGCCGAAACCGACTCGGTGCCCGCGCCGCCGCAGGACGAACGGCTGACGTACACGGAGGCCATCAACCAACAAGACGAAGTGGGAACGGCCGAGACGCCGACCTTCGAACAACCCAACGACCGGCTGCAGGAGCAGGCCGATGCCATCCTGACGCAGTACCTGAAAATTAAAGATGCGCTCGTGTCGGGCCAGGCCGATGGGGCCAAAGCCGCCGCGCAGAATCTGGTCAGCACCCTGAGCCAGTTTGATCTGGCCAACACCACCGCCGAGCAACGCGACTACTACACGGCCGTGGCGACAAAAGTGAGAGAAGAGGCCGAAGGCATCGAAAAGGCCGGGGGCCTGGCCAAGCAGCGCAACCGCCTGGCGACGCTTTCGCCCACCGTGTACCAACTCGTCAAGGCTTTTCACGCCAACGAACAAACGGTCTATTACCAGTTTTGCCCGATGGCCGAGAACGAAAAAGGCGCGTACTGGATCAGCCAGACCGAGAAAATCCAGAATCCCTACTTCGGCGACGAAATGCTGACCTGCGGCGAAACGCGCGAGTCGCTCGTGAGCAACTAA
- a CDS encoding right-handed parallel beta-helix repeat-containing protein, translating into MRYRLSCLPACFVCLFVAFAVSAQTLYVDPTLGHDAHSGSAQEPLATLEHAVAQANALTGIGPITIRLYPGVYLLHDKLPINPVRVMHDTAAYILEAVTLPDDPDWSPAKMPVIQSISVNNSETQFPHATGLLVSAEHVKIRGLKFLGNPHPDVAYYYPITKENPALRDLEVSQCAFVGDKEAAKIQGGIWAHGPENKVDHCVFYECRNAVLFFQNVRDFSITHSIVYGAYESAFWLGPDDVPFTFANNVIANSHFFLVAPPEVAYSSAFTNSLIAGNEHHVGSWSREKQQVVARSKPAMAEKNLVKKGDVVLVENKAEALPTDHLHLTSGSAGTGLGAGLFRQMK; encoded by the coding sequence ATGCGCTATCGTCTTTCTTGCCTTCCTGCCTGTTTCGTCTGCCTCTTCGTTGCGTTCGCGGTTTCTGCCCAGACGCTTTATGTCGATCCCACCTTGGGCCATGACGCCCATTCCGGTTCCGCTCAGGAACCGCTGGCGACCCTGGAACACGCCGTAGCACAGGCCAATGCACTCACGGGCATCGGTCCCATCACCATCCGGTTGTACCCGGGCGTATACCTGTTGCACGACAAATTGCCGATCAATCCGGTGCGGGTGATGCACGACACGGCGGCCTATATTCTGGAGGCCGTAACCCTGCCCGACGACCCCGACTGGTCGCCCGCCAAAATGCCGGTGATTCAATCCATTTCCGTGAACAATTCGGAGACACAGTTTCCGCACGCGACCGGCTTGCTGGTCAGTGCCGAGCACGTTAAAATCCGAGGACTCAAGTTTCTGGGCAATCCGCATCCGGACGTGGCGTACTACTATCCCATTACAAAAGAAAATCCGGCGTTGCGCGATCTGGAAGTGAGCCAGTGTGCCTTCGTCGGCGACAAGGAAGCGGCCAAGATCCAGGGCGGCATCTGGGCGCACGGCCCGGAAAACAAGGTCGATCACTGTGTCTTCTACGAATGCCGCAACGCGGTGCTCTTCTTCCAGAACGTCCGCGACTTCAGCATCACGCATTCCATCGTTTACGGGGCGTACGAAAGCGCCTTCTGGCTCGGGCCCGACGACGTCCCGTTCACGTTCGCCAACAACGTGATCGCCAACAGTCACTTTTTCCTGGTTGCGCCGCCGGAAGTCGCGTACTCTTCAGCGTTTACCAACAGCCTGATCGCCGGAAACGAACACCATGTCGGCTCCTGGTCCCGCGAAAAACAGCAGGTGGTGGCGCGGTCCAAACCCGCCATGGCCGAGAAGAACCTGGTCAAAAAAGGCGACGTTGTGCTCGTGGAAAATAAGGCGGAGGCGTTGCCTACCGATCATCTGCACCTGACGTCCGGCTCCGCGGGAACAGGGCTGGGGGCGGGGCTTTTCAGGCAGATGAAGTAA